In the bacterium genome, one interval contains:
- a CDS encoding acyl-CoA dehydrogenase family protein, which produces MITLADTPPDAAFRRELRAWLEAHLPPGWLAGRRDIPHEEKARYEFFRDWQRTLHRGGWLAPEWPVEHGGRGASSREQMIYTEELARVDAPRILDNVGLGIVGPSLIDVGTPAQQRRFLPGILSADEMWSLGFSEPNAGSDLASLRTRARRDGDEWVIEGQKVWSSRAHLARWCLLLARTDPAAPKHKGISCLLLPIDAPGLTIRPTRQLTGESEFCELFLDNCRIPADHVLGPVHGGWAVIQTALGHERGTLWATEFKIRLEKGARSLAAMYDRLRREGVVDGAQLARLRPRVVQAWIEATVFAAQTLRTLPLLEHAPTVPPEAALQKLFGSEIEQRIEELSLDLQGPYAQLYRDARQLDPTDWQERYLYGRSVTISSGTSEIMRNLLAQRALGLPR; this is translated from the coding sequence ATGATCACCCTCGCCGATACGCCGCCCGACGCGGCCTTCCGCCGCGAGCTGCGCGCCTGGCTCGAAGCGCACCTGCCGCCCGGGTGGCTCGCCGGCCGGCGCGACATCCCGCACGAGGAGAAGGCGCGCTACGAGTTCTTCCGCGACTGGCAGCGCACGCTGCACCGAGGTGGCTGGCTGGCGCCGGAATGGCCGGTCGAGCATGGTGGCCGCGGCGCCAGCTCGCGCGAGCAGATGATCTACACCGAGGAGCTGGCGCGGGTCGATGCGCCGCGCATCCTCGACAACGTCGGCCTGGGCATCGTCGGGCCGTCGCTGATCGACGTCGGCACGCCCGCGCAGCAACGCCGCTTCCTGCCCGGCATCCTGTCGGCGGACGAGATGTGGTCGCTCGGGTTCTCGGAGCCCAACGCCGGCAGCGACCTCGCCTCGCTGCGCACCCGCGCCCGGCGCGACGGCGACGAGTGGGTGATCGAGGGGCAGAAGGTGTGGTCGAGCCGCGCCCACCTGGCGCGCTGGTGTCTGTTGCTCGCCCGCACCGATCCCGCGGCGCCCAAACACAAGGGCATCAGTTGCCTGCTACTGCCGATCGACGCCCCCGGGCTCACCATCCGCCCGACCCGCCAGCTCACCGGCGAGAGCGAGTTCTGCGAGCTCTTCCTCGACAACTGTCGCATCCCCGCCGACCACGTGCTCGGGCCGGTGCACGGCGGTTGGGCGGTGATCCAGACCGCGCTCGGCCACGAGCGCGGCACGCTGTGGGCGACCGAGTTCAAGATCCGGCTCGAGAAGGGCGCGCGCAGCCTCGCCGCGATGTACGACCGCCTGCGGCGCGAGGGCGTCGTCGACGGCGCCCAGCTCGCCCGCCTGCGGCCGCGCGTCGTCCAGGCGTGGATCGAGGCGACGGTCTTCGCCGCCCAGACCCTGCGCACCCTGCCGCTGCTCGAGCACGCGCCGACGGTGCCGCCCGAGGCGGCGCTGCAGAAGCTCTTCGGCAGCGAGATCGAGCAGCGCATCGAGGAGCTGTCGCTCGACCTGCAGGGACCCTACGCGCAGCTCTACCGCGATGCCCGCCAGCTCGATCCCACGGACTGGCAGGAGCGCTACCTCTATGGGCGCTCGGTGACCATCTCGTCGGGCACGTCGGAGATCATGCGCAACCTGCTGGCGCAGCGGGCGCTGGGGTTGCCGCGCTGA
- a CDS encoding dienelactone hydrolase family protein: protein MSFVGRVLIPAPHGQLEAIYRPASDRAERVALVLHPHPLYGGTMHNKVVYRIAKALEQAGLLTLRFNFRGVAGSSGGYDEGRGEAEDARTALDWLLARQPAARQVVVAGFSFGASIALRVDCPDPRVQRLIAVGTPARWLTAAALAACGKPIDFIHGTRDDLAPLADLEALRAGAAAAATSLHVIDGATHFFDDHLEELARIVAALVQ from the coding sequence ATGTCCTTCGTCGGCCGCGTGTTGATTCCCGCCCCGCACGGGCAGTTGGAAGCCATCTACCGGCCGGCGAGCGATCGCGCCGAGCGCGTCGCCCTGGTGCTGCACCCGCACCCGCTCTACGGCGGCACGATGCACAACAAGGTGGTGTACCGGATCGCCAAGGCGCTCGAGCAGGCGGGGCTCCTCACCCTGCGCTTCAACTTCCGCGGCGTCGCGGGCAGCAGCGGCGGCTACGACGAGGGGCGCGGCGAGGCCGAGGACGCGCGCACCGCGCTCGACTGGCTGCTGGCGCGGCAGCCGGCGGCGCGCCAGGTAGTCGTCGCCGGCTTCTCCTTCGGCGCCTCGATCGCGCTCCGCGTTGACTGCCCCGATCCGCGCGTGCAGCGGCTGATCGCCGTCGGCACGCCCGCGCGCTGGCTCACCGCGGCGGCGCTCGCGGCGTGCGGGAAGCCGATCGACTTCATCCATGGCACGCGCGACGACCTGGCGCCGCTGGCCGATCTCGAGGCGCTGCGCGCCGGCGCCGCGGCCGCCGCGACCTCGCTGCACGTGATCGACGGCGCCACCCACTTCTTCGATGACCACCTCGAGGAGTTGGCTCGGATCGTCGCCGCGCTGGTGCAGTGA
- the bioD gene encoding dethiobiotin synthase: protein MREDLPLSRCFLITGTDTGIGKTTVASAIAAALRRRRCRVGVMKPAETGCDADAHGRSHAADAERLRWFAGSPDPPEVICPFPLRDPLAPALAARRQGVAFDLDEIAALVDRFARRWDVGLVEGAGGLLVPLAGRTTFADLAARCRLPLLVVVGNRLGCVNHAALTMRCAETAGLDVVGYVVNTLQPAADMAMQTNVELLHDTLGPSLGVFPWVGETSCDEASRDRLADLAERTLRLEQLVPGRGDAEARR from the coding sequence ATCCGCGAGGATCTGCCGCTGTCACGCTGTTTCCTGATCACCGGTACCGACACGGGTATCGGCAAAACGACCGTCGCGAGCGCCATCGCGGCGGCCCTCCGGCGCAGGCGCTGCCGCGTCGGGGTGATGAAACCGGCCGAGACCGGCTGTGACGCCGATGCGCATGGCAGATCGCATGCGGCGGACGCGGAACGACTGCGCTGGTTCGCCGGCAGCCCAGACCCCCCAGAGGTCATCTGCCCCTTCCCGCTCCGCGATCCGCTCGCTCCGGCGCTCGCCGCTCGCCGGCAGGGCGTCGCCTTCGATCTCGATGAGATTGCCGCCTTGGTCGATCGCTTCGCCCGGCGCTGGGACGTCGGGCTCGTCGAGGGAGCGGGTGGCCTGCTCGTGCCGCTCGCTGGGCGGACAACCTTCGCCGACCTGGCTGCCCGCTGCCGCCTGCCGCTGCTGGTCGTCGTCGGCAACCGGCTCGGCTGCGTCAATCATGCCGCGCTGACGATGCGCTGCGCCGAGACGGCCGGCCTCGACGTCGTCGGCTACGTCGTCAACACGCTGCAGCCCGCGGCCGACATGGCGATGCAGACCAACGTCGAGTTGCTGCACGACACCCTCGGCCCATCGCTCGGCGTCTTTCCCTGGGTCGGCGAAACGTCGTGCGACGAGGCGAGCCGCGACCGGCTGGCGGACCTGGCCGAGAGGACCCTGCGGCTGGAACAGCTCGTCCCTGGACGCGGGGACGCGGAGGCTCGACGCTAG
- the larC gene encoding nickel pincer cofactor biosynthesis protein LarC translates to MRALYFDAFAGVSGDMTIGALLALGLDLEHVRAELAALPLQGYALRATPRLVHAIAAVKFEVEIEPRQAREHDHSHDHRAYGEIRRMIEDSRLAPRVRETALAIFARLAEAEGRVHGVAAESVTFHEVGAVDSIVDIVGTAIGLHALGVEAVYASSLPLGTGLTRSQHGVIPVPGPATVELLRGLPVRVGDGAAELVTPTGAAIVAALVDPAQPLPPLRIEAVGYGAGTRTLTDRPNVLRLLLARVEAPLAGEELVEVAATIDDANPELYAHALEAVFTAGARDAWLVPAFMKKQRPGVVLYALADAGARDAVAGAILRETTAIGLRFHTVRRAVLPRQIIDVETPYGPVRVKIATAPDGTRNIAPEYEDCRRLAREHGVALKLVYQAAIAAAL, encoded by the coding sequence ATGCGAGCGCTCTACTTCGATGCCTTCGCCGGCGTCAGCGGCGACATGACGATCGGCGCGCTGCTGGCGCTCGGCCTCGACCTCGAACACGTGCGTGCCGAGCTGGCGGCGTTGCCGCTGCAGGGCTATGCGCTGCGCGCCACGCCGCGACTGGTACACGCCATTGCGGCGGTGAAATTCGAGGTCGAGATCGAGCCTCGACAGGCGCGGGAGCACGACCACTCGCACGACCACCGGGCCTACGGCGAGATACGGCGCATGATCGAGGACAGCCGCCTGGCGCCGCGGGTCCGGGAAACGGCGCTGGCGATCTTCGCCCGGCTCGCCGAGGCCGAGGGGCGGGTGCACGGGGTTGCCGCCGAGTCGGTGACGTTCCACGAGGTGGGCGCGGTGGACTCGATCGTCGACATCGTCGGCACCGCGATCGGGTTGCACGCGCTCGGCGTCGAGGCCGTCTACGCGTCGTCGCTGCCGCTCGGGACCGGGCTCACACGGTCGCAGCACGGGGTCATCCCGGTGCCGGGTCCCGCGACGGTCGAGCTGCTGCGCGGCCTGCCGGTGCGGGTCGGCGATGGCGCGGCGGAGTTGGTGACGCCCACCGGCGCGGCGATCGTCGCCGCGCTCGTCGATCCCGCGCAACCGCTGCCGCCCCTGCGGATCGAGGCGGTCGGCTACGGGGCCGGCACGCGGACGCTCACCGACCGGCCGAATGTGCTGCGCCTGCTGCTGGCGCGCGTCGAGGCGCCGTTGGCTGGCGAGGAGCTGGTGGAAGTCGCCGCGACGATCGACGATGCCAACCCCGAGCTCTACGCGCACGCGCTCGAGGCGGTGTTCACGGCGGGCGCGCGCGATGCCTGGTTGGTGCCGGCCTTCATGAAGAAGCAGCGCCCCGGCGTGGTGCTGTATGCCCTGGCCGATGCTGGCGCGCGCGACGCGGTGGCGGGCGCGATCCTGCGCGAGACGACCGCGATCGGCCTGCGCTTCCACACCGTGCGGCGCGCCGTCCTGCCGCGCCAGATCATCGACGTCGAGACGCCGTACGGCCCGGTGCGGGTGAAGATCGCCACGGCGCCGGATGGGACCCGCAACATCGCCCCCGAATACGAAGACTGCCGCCGCCTCGCGCGCGAGCACGGCGTGGCGCTCAAGCTCGTCTATCAGGCCGCCATCGCGGCGGCGCTCTGA
- a CDS encoding CoA transferase produces the protein MAESLALSGLRVVDLTDESGHLAGRILADLGAEVLKVEPPGGDAARRRGPFLGGEPHPDAGAQWLARNLGKRSVVLDLDAAADRARLHALLREADVLLETCTPAMRQRLGLDDAALPALNPRLVACSITPYGRSGPKAELRGSDLTALAASGNLFMTGDADRAPVRCSMPVTHYHGAAEAALGVLFALWHRDRTGAGQQVDVALQELMLMPNMTHPAQAWVQGYRGQRSGNFNRVGETIQQEIWPCKDGFVSFALRGGPARIPGLIAITRYMDEHGMAPPVLKDRDWTTYNNNLLTQEQVDEIAAPFAAFFKTKTMQELYDAACSRRLMLAPANTERELLQSRQLAARAYFTERAPSPARRERVRLPSRFAAFPLARVAERAPALGDAGGFSPGPRFASPRTGAVPAGEGGIFAGLKIVEFGAGAAAPLATRYFADQGATVVKIESRQRPDFLRTLRDDGSGKLDHSLFFACINPNKLSAGLNMKAPGAIALAKRLIGWADVVIENFAPGVMEKWGLGYAALEKEFPGLIMVSTCLWGQTGPERAYPGFGGQGSALAGFNHLTGWPDREPLGPFGTITDSISPRYGVVATAAALLHRARTGEGAYIDVSQVETGVYGLSEWLLGYEASGASAGRIGNRSPHAAPHGVFPCAGEDRWIAIAVHDDEDWRRLVAAIGSPGWATAPALASLAGRLRALDDIERQLAAWTRAQDAAPLAETLQRAGLDAAVVADMQDLLADPQLAHRGHFTELVHPVLGRYVVEAMGVRFSAAPMRFARPAPCLGADSRETYCGLLGMSEAELEDLRAAGVLS, from the coding sequence ATGGCTGAATCGCTGGCTCTCAGCGGCCTGCGCGTCGTCGATCTGACCGACGAGAGCGGGCATCTCGCGGGCCGCATCCTGGCCGATCTCGGGGCCGAGGTGCTGAAGGTCGAGCCGCCAGGCGGCGATGCGGCGCGGCGGCGCGGGCCGTTCCTCGGCGGCGAGCCGCATCCGGACGCCGGGGCGCAGTGGCTGGCGCGCAACCTGGGCAAGCGCAGCGTCGTGCTCGACCTCGACGCCGCGGCCGATCGGGCGCGGCTGCACGCGCTGCTGCGCGAGGCCGACGTGCTGCTCGAGACCTGCACGCCGGCGATGCGCCAGCGCCTCGGCCTCGACGACGCGGCGCTGCCGGCGCTCAACCCGCGGCTGGTCGCCTGCTCGATCACGCCCTACGGGCGCAGCGGGCCGAAGGCCGAGCTGCGCGGCTCCGATCTGACGGCCCTGGCGGCGAGCGGCAATCTCTTCATGACCGGCGACGCCGACCGGGCGCCGGTGCGCTGCTCGATGCCGGTGACGCACTACCACGGCGCCGCCGAGGCGGCGCTCGGCGTGCTGTTCGCCCTCTGGCATCGCGACCGCACCGGCGCCGGCCAGCAGGTCGACGTGGCGCTGCAGGAGCTCATGCTGATGCCCAATATGACCCACCCGGCGCAGGCGTGGGTGCAGGGCTATCGCGGCCAGCGCTCGGGCAACTTCAACCGCGTCGGCGAGACCATCCAGCAGGAGATCTGGCCGTGCAAGGACGGCTTCGTCAGCTTCGCGTTGCGCGGCGGCCCGGCGCGCATCCCCGGGCTCATCGCGATCACCCGATACATGGACGAGCACGGCATGGCGCCGCCGGTGCTGAAGGATCGCGACTGGACGACGTACAACAACAACCTCCTGACGCAGGAACAGGTGGACGAAATCGCGGCGCCGTTCGCCGCCTTCTTCAAGACGAAGACGATGCAGGAGCTGTACGATGCCGCCTGCAGCCGCCGCCTGATGCTGGCGCCGGCGAACACCGAGCGCGAGCTGTTGCAGAGCCGGCAGCTCGCGGCGCGCGCCTACTTCACCGAGCGCGCGCCGTCGCCGGCGCGCCGCGAGCGGGTACGGCTGCCGTCCCGCTTCGCTGCGTTTCCGCTCGCCCGGGTGGCTGAGCGCGCCCCGGCGCTCGGCGATGCCGGCGGCTTCTCGCCCGGCCCGCGCTTTGCCTCGCCGCGGACCGGCGCCGTGCCCGCGGGCGAGGGCGGGATCTTCGCCGGCCTCAAGATCGTCGAGTTCGGCGCCGGCGCGGCGGCGCCGCTGGCGACGCGCTACTTCGCCGACCAGGGCGCCACGGTGGTGAAGATCGAGTCGCGGCAGCGTCCCGATTTCCTGCGCACCCTGCGCGACGACGGCTCCGGCAAGCTCGACCACAGCCTCTTCTTCGCCTGCATCAATCCCAACAAGCTGAGCGCCGGCCTCAACATGAAAGCCCCGGGCGCCATCGCCCTGGCGAAGCGGCTGATCGGCTGGGCCGACGTCGTGATCGAGAACTTCGCGCCCGGGGTGATGGAGAAGTGGGGCCTCGGCTACGCGGCGCTCGAGAAGGAGTTTCCGGGCCTGATCATGGTCAGCACCTGCCTGTGGGGGCAGACCGGCCCGGAGCGCGCCTATCCCGGCTTCGGTGGTCAGGGGTCGGCGCTCGCCGGCTTCAACCATCTGACCGGGTGGCCCGACCGCGAGCCGCTGGGGCCGTTCGGCACCATCACCGACTCGATCTCGCCACGCTACGGCGTGGTGGCGACGGCGGCGGCGCTGCTGCACCGGGCCCGCACCGGCGAGGGCGCGTACATCGACGTCTCGCAGGTGGAGACCGGCGTCTACGGCCTGAGCGAATGGCTGCTCGGCTACGAGGCGAGCGGCGCCAGCGCCGGCCGCATCGGCAACCGCTCGCCGCACGCCGCGCCGCACGGCGTCTTCCCGTGCGCCGGCGAGGACCGCTGGATCGCGATCGCGGTCCACGACGACGAGGACTGGCGTCGGCTGGTCGCGGCCATCGGCAGCCCCGGCTGGGCGACCGCCCCGGCGTTGGCCTCGCTCGCCGGTCGCCTGCGCGCCCTCGACGACATCGAGCGCCAGCTCGCCGCCTGGACGCGCGCCCAGGATGCCGCGCCGCTCGCCGAGACGCTGCAGCGCGCCGGGCTCGACGCCGCGGTGGTCGCCGACATGCAGGACCTGCTCGCCGATCCGCAACTCGCGCACCGCGGCCACTTCACCGAGCTCGTGCACCCGGTGCTCGGGCGCTACGTGGTCGAGGCGATGGGCGTGCGCTTCTCCGCGGCGCCGATGCGCTTCGCGCGCCCGGCGCCCTGTCTCGGCGCCGACAGCCGGGAGACCTACTGCGGACTGCTGGGCATGTCCGAGGCCGAGCTCGAGGACCTGCGCGCCGCGGGCGTGCTCTCCTGA
- a CDS encoding TetR/AcrR family transcriptional regulator, giving the protein MAKPQAATPPEPEARRDQVLRAAEALFARGGYHGVGLREIAAQVGIRAPSLFKHFPSKHALYNAVLRNIFTRLSEVSARLEGEGPFAQRLEEFVYSYVDLVATDPNVSQLLFREMMEHSDEMDPDTRSAAFEIYRRIDAFLEAGQRAGQFRQVDRFRFQVALTGAILYHSLAARPYSAILNRVAPPDRSAWKRTVLDLARGALLAPPSLARRRTRPHR; this is encoded by the coding sequence ATGGCAAAGCCGCAGGCGGCGACTCCGCCCGAGCCCGAGGCGCGGCGCGATCAGGTGCTGCGCGCGGCCGAGGCGCTCTTCGCGCGCGGCGGCTACCACGGTGTCGGCCTGCGCGAGATCGCCGCCCAGGTCGGCATCCGCGCGCCGTCGCTGTTCAAGCACTTCCCGAGCAAGCACGCGCTCTACAACGCGGTGCTGCGCAACATCTTCACCCGCCTGTCGGAGGTGAGCGCGCGGCTCGAGGGCGAAGGGCCGTTCGCGCAGCGGCTCGAGGAGTTCGTCTACAGCTACGTCGATCTCGTCGCCACCGACCCCAACGTCTCGCAGTTGCTCTTCCGCGAGATGATGGAGCACTCGGACGAGATGGATCCCGACACGCGCTCGGCCGCGTTCGAGATCTACCGCCGCATCGACGCCTTTCTCGAGGCCGGCCAGCGCGCCGGCCAGTTCCGCCAGGTCGATCGCTTCCGCTTTCAGGTCGCGCTCACCGGCGCCATCCTCTACCACAGCCTGGCGGCGCGTCCGTATTCCGCCATCCTGAACCGGGTGGCGCCGCCGGACCGCTCGGCGTGGAAGCGCACCGTGCTCGACCTGGCGCGCGGCGCGCTGCTGGCACCGCCGAGCCTGGCGCGCCGGCGGACGCGGCCCCACCGCTGA
- the bioF gene encoding 8-amino-7-oxononanoate synthase: protein MRHDDVFAAELARLRAAGLERSLRAVDGAQDTAILVGGRRVLSLCSNNYLGLANHPEVIEAAVAAARAAGMGSGASRLISGSMRELHRLEERLAAFKRTAACLLFTSGYQANLGVITALVGPGDAVFSDALNHASLIDGCRLSRAAVHVYPHADVAALDERLRAVPAKRRLIVTDSIFSMDGDAAPLAAICALAERHGAMVMVDEAHATGVLGARGAGLVDALGLHDRVTVQMGTLGKALGTFGAYVAGSRALVDLLINTARTAIFTTALPPPVAAAAGAALTIVEREPERRAALRRNAARLRAGLLSLGFEVPGDPESHILPIMVGEAATTMALSTALLQRGVFAHGIRPPTVPEGTARLRATAMATHREAEIDAALAAFADLAPARRRAAQ from the coding sequence ATGCGCCACGACGACGTCTTCGCGGCGGAGTTGGCGCGCCTGCGCGCGGCTGGGCTGGAACGCTCGCTGCGGGCGGTCGACGGAGCGCAGGACACGGCGATCCTGGTGGGCGGCCGGCGCGTCCTGTCCCTCTGCTCCAACAACTATCTCGGCCTGGCCAACCATCCCGAGGTGATCGAGGCCGCGGTCGCGGCGGCGCGCGCCGCCGGCATGGGATCCGGCGCGTCGCGCCTGATCTCCGGCTCGATGCGCGAGCTGCATCGCCTGGAGGAACGGCTGGCGGCCTTCAAGCGCACCGCCGCCTGCCTGCTGTTCACCTCCGGCTACCAGGCCAACCTCGGGGTCATCACCGCTCTGGTCGGCCCCGGCGACGCCGTGTTCAGCGACGCCCTCAACCACGCCAGCCTGATCGACGGCTGCCGGCTGTCGCGCGCCGCCGTCCACGTGTACCCGCACGCGGACGTCGCCGCGCTGGACGAGCGCCTGCGCGCCGTGCCGGCGAAGCGCCGCCTCATCGTCACCGATTCGATCTTCAGCATGGACGGCGATGCGGCGCCGCTGGCGGCGATCTGCGCGCTGGCCGAACGGCACGGCGCCATGGTGATGGTCGACGAGGCGCACGCCACCGGCGTGCTCGGCGCGCGCGGCGCCGGGTTGGTCGACGCGCTCGGCCTGCACGACCGGGTGACGGTGCAGATGGGCACGCTCGGCAAGGCGCTGGGAACGTTCGGCGCCTATGTCGCCGGCAGCCGGGCCCTCGTCGATCTGCTGATCAACACCGCCCGCACCGCCATCTTCACCACCGCCCTGCCGCCGCCGGTGGCGGCCGCGGCCGGGGCCGCGCTGACCATCGTCGAGCGCGAACCCGAGCGGCGCGCCGCGCTGCGCCGCAATGCCGCGCGCTTGCGGGCGGGCCTGCTGTCGCTCGGCTTCGAGGTGCCGGGCGACCCCGAGAGCCATATCCTGCCGATCATGGTCGGCGAGGCGGCGACGACGATGGCGCTGTCCACGGCGTTGCTCCAACGCGGCGTCTTCGCGCACGGCATCCGGCCGCCGACGGTGCCGGAGGGCACCGCCCGCCTGCGCGCGACCGCCATGGCCACGCACCGCGAGGCCGAGATCGACGCCGCGCTCGCGGCCTTCGCGGACCTGGCGCCGGCGCGCCGGCGGGCGGCGCAATGA
- a CDS encoding SRPBCC family protein, translating to MRLQPVDLAFAARAPHACIRDADIAAPPAAVFEALGDLESWPRRFGPAVRGEWITSPPHGIGAVRAVQVGALYLVECFVAWEPGRRFAFTVIDANLPFARALLEDWQIAPIRDGSRVTYAIYYAPPLLLRPFAGAVVRRLEREGRATLANLKRSIDGRD from the coding sequence ATGCGGTTGCAGCCGGTCGACCTCGCGTTCGCCGCCCGCGCTCCCCATGCCTGCATCCGCGACGCCGACATCGCGGCGCCGCCGGCGGCGGTGTTCGAAGCGCTCGGCGATCTCGAGAGCTGGCCGCGCCGCTTCGGCCCGGCCGTGCGCGGCGAATGGATCACCTCGCCGCCGCATGGCATCGGCGCGGTGCGCGCCGTCCAGGTCGGCGCGCTGTATCTCGTCGAATGCTTCGTCGCCTGGGAACCGGGACGCCGGTTCGCCTTCACCGTCATCGACGCGAATCTGCCCTTCGCCCGCGCCCTGCTCGAGGACTGGCAGATCGCTCCCATCCGCGACGGCAGCCGCGTCACCTACGCCATCTACTACGCGCCGCCGTTGCTGCTGCGCCCCTTCGCCGGCGCCGTCGTCCGCCGCCTGGAACGCGAGGGCCGGGCGACGCTCGCCAACCTGAAGCGATCGATCGACGGGCGGGACTGA
- a CDS encoding DUF456 family protein: MSALLHVLGIVLLMLACGVAVFTLVLGLPGTLLIVGIALVYAWATDFTLIQWSTIGWLALLAVTAEGLELLAAGAGASAARPSRRVTFGALGGAVAGGILGTPFLFGVGALLGALAGAFVGAALAVRSEGGSVEDSLTTGLAAMRGRLLGFVVKSAIAVAMVIIVLFAVL; encoded by the coding sequence ATGAGCGCCCTGCTGCACGTCCTCGGCATCGTCCTGCTGATGCTCGCCTGCGGCGTCGCGGTGTTCACGCTGGTGCTCGGCCTGCCCGGCACGCTGCTGATCGTCGGCATCGCGCTCGTCTACGCCTGGGCCACCGACTTCACGCTCATCCAGTGGTCGACCATCGGCTGGCTGGCGCTGCTGGCCGTGACCGCCGAGGGCCTCGAACTCCTCGCCGCCGGGGCCGGCGCCAGCGCGGCGCGGCCGTCGCGGCGCGTGACCTTCGGGGCGCTCGGCGGCGCCGTGGCCGGCGGCATCCTCGGGACGCCGTTCCTCTTCGGCGTCGGCGCGCTCCTGGGCGCGCTGGCCGGCGCCTTCGTCGGCGCCGCGCTCGCCGTGCGCAGCGAAGGCGGCAGCGTCGAGGATTCGCTGACCACCGGCCTGGCCGCGATGCGCGGGCGGCTGCTCGGCTTCGTGGTGAAATCGGCCATCGCGGTGGCGATGGTGATCATCGTCCTCTTCGCCGTCCTGTAG
- the bioA gene encoding adenosylmethionine--8-amino-7-oxononanoate transaminase produces the protein MSRPTTAELAAWDRQYLWHPFTQMRDWLAETPIVIERGEGNYLVDTDGRRYLDGVSSLWCNVHGHRKRELDEALAAQTARIAHSTMLGLANVPATELAKRLIEVAPTPLTRVFYSDAGATAVEIALKLALQYWQLCGEPQRTRFVSLTEGYHGDTLGAVGVGYSDAFHRFFRPVITPALRIDPPHVFRWQQRQSPARALELAIADAERVFAAHGGEVAALIVEPLMQGAAGMWAQPLGYLPALRDLSRRHGALLICDEVATGFGRTGRLFAVEHEGIAPDLLCLGKGITGGYLPLAATLASEAIFEAFLSPYERFEAFFHGHTYTGNPLACAVALANLDVFAAEQVVQRCADRAAHLAGLLAESTGHLACVGDVRQWGLMVGLELVCDPEARTPFDPALRVGHRVIQAARQRGVMLRPLGNVIILMPPLSITPEELETLVRVTAESIQSIAGT, from the coding sequence ATGAGCCGGCCGACGACCGCCGAGCTGGCGGCCTGGGACCGCCAGTACCTGTGGCATCCCTTCACGCAGATGCGCGATTGGCTGGCCGAGACGCCGATCGTCATCGAGCGCGGCGAGGGCAACTACCTCGTCGACACCGATGGCAGGCGCTACCTCGACGGCGTGTCATCGCTGTGGTGCAACGTCCACGGCCACCGCAAGCGCGAGCTCGACGAGGCCCTGGCGGCGCAGACGGCGCGCATCGCCCACAGCACCATGCTCGGGCTGGCGAACGTGCCGGCGACCGAGCTCGCCAAGCGCCTGATCGAGGTCGCGCCGACCCCGCTCACCCGCGTCTTCTATTCCGATGCCGGCGCCACCGCGGTGGAGATCGCTCTCAAGCTGGCGCTGCAGTACTGGCAACTGTGCGGCGAGCCGCAACGCACCCGGTTCGTCTCGCTCACCGAGGGCTACCACGGCGACACCCTGGGCGCGGTCGGGGTCGGCTACAGCGACGCGTTCCACCGCTTCTTCCGCCCGGTGATCACGCCGGCGCTGCGCATCGACCCCCCGCACGTGTTCCGCTGGCAGCAACGCCAGTCGCCGGCGCGCGCCCTCGAGCTGGCGATCGCCGACGCCGAACGCGTCTTCGCCGCGCACGGTGGAGAGGTGGCGGCGCTGATCGTCGAGCCGCTGATGCAGGGCGCGGCGGGCATGTGGGCGCAGCCGCTCGGGTACCTGCCGGCGCTGCGCGACCTCAGCCGCCGGCACGGCGCCCTGCTCATCTGCGACGAGGTGGCCACCGGCTTCGGCCGCACCGGCCGCCTGTTCGCCGTCGAGCACGAGGGCATCGCCCCGGACCTGCTCTGTCTCGGCAAAGGCATCACCGGCGGCTACCTGCCGCTCGCCGCCACCCTCGCCAGCGAGGCGATCTTCGAGGCCTTCCTGTCCCCCTACGAGCGTTTCGAAGCCTTCTTCCACGGCCACACCTACACCGGGAATCCACTCGCCTGCGCCGTCGCCCTCGCCAACCTCGACGTGTTCGCCGCCGAGCAGGTCGTGCAGCGGTGCGCCGACCGGGCAGCCCACCTCGCCGGGCTGCTGGCCGAATCCACCGGACACCTGGCGTGCGTCGGCGACGTCCGCCAGTGGGGGCTGATGGTCGGCCTCGAGCTGGTCTGCGACCCCGAGGCCCGCACCCCGTTCGACCCGGCCCTGCGCGTCGGGCACCGGGTGATCCAGGCCGCCCGGCAGCGCGGCGTGATGCTACGCCCCCTGGGCAACGTCATCATCCTGATGCCGCCCCTCAGCATCACCCCCGAGGAGCTGGAAACCCTGGTCCGCGTGACCGCCGAGTCGATCCAATCGATCGCCGGCACCTAG